A region from the Muribaculum gordoncarteri genome encodes:
- a CDS encoding Abi family protein — protein sequence MKINFDKPYSTPGQIVQILKSRGMLMKYEHKVENYLLNIGYHRLSAYIYPFYKIPKSDLALKDGTTFEQVLTLYRFDKKLRILLFNEIEKIEVAIRSVLANIGCQELNDKHWITKPEYFANADKFNKTLAIIEKELLSSKEDYIENFKHNYIETYPPAWMITEVLSFGNLNYIYSNISGNQLMKHIAGYFGLKPQVFTSWLTVLANLRNMCCHHARVWNRDFVLNPAEPKKPKTAWIDTTNVDKKRIYYRLCMIRYFLCSISPTTTSMKSSQRYWLNFLQSTSQRWALTKIGKMRNCGNKTLTNYQTQPC from the coding sequence ATGAAAATCAATTTCGACAAACCATATTCCACCCCGGGACAAATCGTCCAAATCCTGAAATCAAGGGGCATGCTCATGAAATATGAGCATAAGGTGGAAAATTATCTGCTTAACATTGGTTATCATCGCTTGTCGGCTTACATCTATCCTTTCTACAAAATCCCCAAGAGCGATTTGGCACTAAAAGATGGCACTACTTTTGAACAAGTTTTGACCCTCTACCGCTTTGACAAGAAACTCCGTATTCTACTATTCAATGAAATAGAAAAAATCGAAGTAGCCATTCGCAGTGTATTGGCAAATATCGGATGCCAGGAATTAAATGACAAGCATTGGATAACAAAACCGGAATATTTTGCCAATGCCGATAAGTTTAATAAAACATTGGCCATCATAGAAAAAGAGCTGTTATCGAGTAAAGAAGATTACATTGAAAATTTCAAACACAACTATATTGAAACCTACCCTCCGGCATGGATGATAACGGAAGTATTGTCTTTCGGGAATTTGAACTACATTTATTCAAACATATCAGGCAACCAACTGATGAAACATATTGCAGGATATTTCGGCCTGAAACCACAGGTTTTTACCTCTTGGCTAACGGTACTTGCCAACCTTCGCAATATGTGCTGTCATCACGCAAGGGTGTGGAATAGGGATTTCGTGCTTAATCCGGCAGAACCCAAAAAACCAAAAACCGCATGGATTGACACGACAAATGTTGATAAAAAGCGTATTTACTATCGCTTGTGCATGATCCGATATTTCCTCTGTTCGATTTCCCCAACAACAACTTCAATGAAAAGCTCTCAACGTTATTGGCTAAATTTCCTTCAGTCGACATCGCAGCGATGGGCTTTAACCAAGATTGGAAAAATGAGGAATTGTGGAAACAAAACCCTAACTAATTATCAAACACAACCCTGTTGA
- a CDS encoding DUF4294 domain-containing protein, producing the protein MMILSVMSMCAQKLDTDGVPVPRNPQQAAVKGRYHFITEEGDTALMVVLNNITYYPPLKFKNKKQEQFYWRTVRDVKRTLPYAKLIAETLLETYEYIETFPTQKEREDHLTRMEKEVFNQYKPVLKKFTRSQGKMLVKLINRETNQSSYSILKAFLGTFRAGFWQTFGKFFGVNLKAGYNPDKDSDDAIIERVCVLVEQGML; encoded by the coding sequence ATGATGATATTAAGTGTAATGTCGATGTGTGCCCAGAAGCTCGACACCGACGGCGTGCCCGTGCCGCGCAATCCGCAACAGGCAGCCGTGAAGGGACGCTATCACTTCATCACCGAGGAGGGCGACACCGCCCTGATGGTTGTGCTCAACAACATCACCTACTATCCGCCCCTGAAGTTCAAGAACAAGAAGCAGGAGCAGTTTTACTGGCGCACGGTGCGTGACGTTAAGCGCACACTCCCCTACGCCAAGCTTATTGCCGAAACCCTTCTTGAAACCTACGAATACATCGAAACATTCCCCACCCAGAAGGAGCGTGAGGATCACCTTACGCGCATGGAAAAGGAGGTATTCAACCAGTACAAGCCCGTGCTGAAGAAATTCACGCGCTCCCAGGGAAAGATGCTCGTAAAACTGATAAACCGCGAAACCAACCAGAGCAGCTACTCTATTTTGAAAGCGTTTCTCGGCACATTCCGTGCTGGATTCTGGCAAACGTTCGGCAAGTTCTTCGGTGTCAACCTGAAGGCGGGCTACAACCCCGACAAGGATTCCGACGATGCGATAATCGAGCGTGTGTGCGTGCTCGTCGAGCAGGGAATGTTGTGA
- a CDS encoding MATE family efflux transporter, with translation MADISQIREGAPMSFGQQLKLTVMLSLPAMLAQLSSILMQYIDASMVGRLGADDSAAIGLVSTSLWLFWGICSAVTTGFSVQAAHKVGAKDDAAARNVLRQAITACLIFSFAVTAIGIVIAPSLPRWLGGNDDITPQASLYFLVFVSALPLLTLNYLAGGMLRCVGNMKVPSALNILMCVMDCLFNFLLIFPSHHLNLHGIDITIPGAGLGVLGAALGTVLAEAVTAGLMLYYLCYRQPELRLRGRHGSYRPRKSIIRKAVTISVPMTVEHAVICGAQIAVTMIVAPLGVFSIAANAFAVTAESLCYMPGYGIGDAATTLVGQSYGAGRRELVKRFGYITVGLGMVVMSVMGVLMWIAAPWIMELMTPVAEIQSLGVESLRIEAWAEPMFAASIVAYGVFVGVGHTTVPAIMNFGSIWAVRLPLAWILARSMGLKGVWIAMCAELTFRGAIFLFRLLRGRWIPQIGLRHDADTLEA, from the coding sequence ATGGCCGATATATCGCAAATAAGAGAAGGTGCCCCGATGAGCTTCGGCCAACAGCTGAAGCTCACCGTGATGCTGTCGCTCCCGGCAATGCTCGCGCAATTGTCGAGCATTCTCATGCAATATATCGACGCGTCGATGGTGGGACGGCTCGGAGCCGACGACTCGGCAGCGATAGGACTTGTGTCGACAAGCCTCTGGCTCTTCTGGGGCATCTGTTCGGCCGTCACTACGGGATTTTCGGTACAGGCCGCCCACAAGGTCGGAGCCAAGGACGACGCAGCCGCACGCAACGTGCTGCGACAAGCCATAACCGCGTGCCTCATATTCAGCTTCGCCGTGACGGCCATAGGCATTGTCATCGCCCCCTCGCTCCCCCGCTGGCTCGGCGGCAACGACGACATCACCCCCCAGGCATCGCTCTACTTCCTCGTGTTTGTGTCAGCATTGCCCCTGCTCACGCTCAACTACCTGGCCGGAGGAATGTTGCGATGCGTAGGCAACATGAAGGTGCCGAGCGCGCTCAACATCCTCATGTGTGTCATGGACTGCCTATTCAACTTCCTGCTGATATTCCCGTCACATCACCTCAACCTGCACGGCATCGACATAACCATTCCTGGTGCCGGACTCGGAGTGCTCGGCGCCGCATTAGGAACCGTGCTCGCTGAAGCCGTCACAGCCGGACTGATGCTCTATTACCTCTGTTACCGACAGCCCGAACTACGGCTGCGCGGCCGCCACGGCAGCTATCGCCCCCGAAAGTCCATTATCCGCAAGGCGGTGACAATATCGGTGCCCATGACCGTTGAACACGCCGTAATATGCGGCGCACAGATAGCCGTGACAATGATTGTGGCGCCACTCGGGGTCTTTTCCATAGCCGCCAACGCATTTGCCGTGACAGCCGAAAGCCTGTGCTACATGCCCGGCTACGGAATAGGCGATGCCGCCACCACCCTTGTAGGCCAAAGCTACGGAGCCGGGCGGCGCGAGCTCGTCAAGCGGTTCGGCTACATCACCGTGGGCCTCGGCATGGTGGTGATGTCGGTCATGGGAGTGCTCATGTGGATCGCCGCGCCGTGGATAATGGAGCTCATGACACCCGTAGCCGAGATTCAGAGCCTCGGCGTGGAGTCGCTGCGCATCGAAGCCTGGGCCGAGCCCATGTTTGCCGCCTCGATAGTCGCCTACGGAGTCTTTGTAGGGGTCGGTCACACCACCGTTCCCGCCATCATGAACTTCGGCAGCATCTGGGCCGTAAGGCTCCCGCTGGCGTGGATTCTCGCACGCTCCATGGGGCTGAAGGGAGTGTGGATAGCCATGTGCGCCGAGCTCACCTTCCGCGGCGCCATATTCCTGTTCAGGCTTCTCCGGGGCCGGTGGATTCCGCAAATCGGCCTCCGACATGACGCCGACACCCTCGAGGCGTAA
- a CDS encoding FimB/Mfa2 family fimbrial subunit — protein MKLTCIRHLTGIITLLWGVIALGSLSSCDSAIYDDEGDCSVHYRVTFTYDMNMKWANAFPHEVKSVTLYIYDSNGQLVMSKTDNSAALASPDYFMDVEVLPGKYDLLVWATGKSPVDNPTAFEVASAAPGSAMNTLGAKMPLDGTADAGLYVDRDIVPLYHGIMRGVDFPDTYGNVTLGPVSLTKDTNVMQVLLQNTDGTTMNADDFSFYITAANNELDYLNKVVSTTQFSYRPWAMTLTSASLDKPEAQAASKAPARAQTEANGILAELSTGRLIDTRTPRLVVRRNSDGEDIISINLIQYLLMVKGEYNRQMSDQEYLDRNDNYSLMFFVDDNRNWYIAGGVYINGWRIVPPQDTEL, from the coding sequence ATGAAACTTACTTGCATCCGACACCTGACGGGCATCATCACCTTGCTATGGGGCGTTATCGCCCTCGGGTCGCTGTCGTCGTGTGACAGCGCCATATATGACGACGAGGGCGACTGCTCGGTACACTACCGAGTCACCTTCACCTACGACATGAACATGAAGTGGGCCAACGCATTTCCCCACGAAGTGAAATCGGTGACCCTCTACATCTACGACAGCAACGGCCAACTCGTCATGAGCAAGACCGACAACAGCGCCGCACTCGCCTCGCCCGACTACTTCATGGATGTCGAGGTGCTCCCCGGCAAATACGACCTCCTCGTGTGGGCCACCGGCAAGTCGCCCGTCGACAATCCCACCGCATTTGAAGTCGCCTCGGCCGCCCCGGGAAGCGCCATGAACACCCTCGGAGCCAAGATGCCCCTCGACGGCACAGCCGACGCCGGCCTCTATGTCGACCGTGACATCGTGCCCCTCTACCACGGCATCATGCGCGGAGTCGACTTCCCCGACACCTACGGCAACGTGACGCTCGGCCCCGTAAGCCTCACCAAGGACACCAACGTGATGCAGGTGCTCCTCCAGAACACCGACGGCACCACCATGAACGCTGACGACTTCAGCTTCTACATAACGGCAGCCAACAACGAGCTCGACTACCTCAACAAAGTGGTGTCGACAACGCAGTTCAGCTACCGCCCATGGGCCATGACCCTCACATCGGCATCGCTCGACAAGCCCGAAGCCCAGGCCGCATCCAAGGCCCCCGCACGCGCGCAGACCGAGGCCAACGGCATCCTCGCCGAGCTGTCGACAGGCCGCCTCATCGACACCCGCACCCCGCGACTTGTAGTGCGCCGCAACTCCGACGGCGAGGACATCATCAGCATCAACCTCATCCAGTATCTGCTCATGGTCAAGGGCGAATACAACCGACAGATGAGCGATCAGGAGTACCTCGACCGCAACGACAACTATTCGCTCATGTTTTTCGTCGACGACAACCGCAACTGGTACATAGCCGGCGGAGTCTACATCAACGGATGGCGCATCGTGCCGCCTCAGGACACCGAGCTATAA
- the nadB gene encoding L-aspartate oxidase encodes MTYEYDYLVIGSGIAGMSFALKVAGTGKVALICKTKLEEANTFFAQGGVASVTNLAVDNFDKHIEDTMIAGDWLSDPEAVKMVVTNAPSQINELIKWGVDFDKNENGDFDLHREGGHSEFRILHHKDNTGAEIQESLIEAVRNNPHIDIFEDHFAIEIITQHHLGKIVTRRTPDITCYGAYVLNPATGKVDTFLARVTLMATGGVGAVYTTTTNPLVATGDGIAMVYRAKGTVKDMEFIQFHPTALYHPGDRPSFLITEAMRGYGAVLRNKRGEEFMHKYDPRLSLAPRDIVARAIDSEMKQYGDEHVYLDVTHKDPEETKKHFPNIYQKCLSLGIDITKDYIPVAPAAHYLCGGIKVDSNGESSIKRLYAVGECSCTGLHGGNRLASNSLIEAVVYADAAAHHAMEVKDHYPYRHDVPEWDDEGTRHPEEMVLITQSIKEVGQIMTTYVGIVRSDLRLKRAWNRLDILYEETEKLFKCSKASREICELRNIINVGYLIMRQAMERKESRGLHYTVDYPHTEH; translated from the coding sequence ATGACTTACGAATATGATTATCTGGTAATCGGATCAGGCATCGCGGGCATGAGTTTCGCCCTCAAGGTTGCCGGTACGGGAAAGGTGGCATTAATCTGCAAGACAAAGCTTGAAGAGGCCAACACATTCTTTGCACAGGGAGGCGTGGCTTCGGTCACCAACCTTGCAGTCGACAACTTCGACAAGCACATCGAGGACACGATGATAGCCGGCGACTGGCTGAGCGACCCCGAGGCTGTGAAGATGGTTGTGACAAATGCGCCGTCACAGATAAACGAACTCATAAAATGGGGCGTCGACTTCGACAAGAACGAAAACGGCGACTTTGACCTGCACCGCGAAGGCGGACACTCCGAATTCCGTATCCTGCACCACAAGGACAACACGGGAGCCGAAATTCAGGAGAGCCTTATCGAGGCCGTGCGCAACAACCCCCACATCGACATATTCGAGGATCACTTCGCCATCGAGATAATAACGCAGCACCACCTCGGCAAAATCGTTACGCGCCGCACCCCCGACATAACCTGCTACGGAGCTTACGTGCTAAATCCCGCCACAGGCAAGGTCGACACATTCCTCGCCCGCGTAACACTCATGGCCACCGGAGGCGTCGGAGCCGTATATACCACGACAACCAATCCCCTTGTGGCCACCGGCGACGGCATAGCCATGGTGTACCGAGCCAAGGGCACGGTAAAGGACATGGAGTTCATCCAGTTCCACCCCACGGCGCTCTATCACCCCGGCGACCGCCCCTCATTCCTCATCACCGAGGCCATGCGCGGCTACGGCGCCGTGTTGCGCAACAAGCGCGGCGAGGAGTTCATGCACAAGTATGACCCAAGACTCTCGCTCGCCCCGCGTGACATTGTGGCACGAGCCATCGACTCCGAGATGAAGCAATACGGCGACGAGCACGTATATCTCGATGTCACGCACAAGGACCCCGAGGAAACCAAGAAACACTTCCCCAACATATACCAGAAGTGCCTCTCGCTCGGCATCGACATCACCAAGGACTACATACCCGTGGCTCCGGCCGCCCACTATCTGTGTGGAGGCATAAAGGTGGACTCCAACGGCGAGTCGTCGATCAAGCGACTCTATGCCGTGGGCGAGTGCTCGTGCACTGGATTGCACGGCGGCAACCGACTGGCCTCCAACTCGCTTATCGAGGCCGTTGTATATGCCGATGCGGCCGCGCATCACGCAATGGAGGTGAAAGACCACTACCCCTACCGTCACGATGTGCCCGAATGGGACGATGAAGGCACCCGCCACCCCGAGGAGATGGTGCTAATAACCCAGAGCATAAAAGAAGTGGGACAGATAATGACAACCTATGTGGGCATCGTGCGCAGCGACCTGCGCCTGAAGCGTGCATGGAACCGTCTTGACATCCTCTATGAGGAAACCGAGAAGCTGTTCAAGTGTTCCAAGGCAAGTCGCGAGATATGCGAATTGCGCAACATAATCAACGTGGGTTACCTCATAATGCGCCAGGCAATGGAGCGCAAGGAGTCGCGCGGACTGCACTACACGGTCGACTATCCCCACACCGAGCACTAA
- a CDS encoding site-specific tyrosine recombinase: protein MAVRSINDIEAVLAAYDAYMMLERGLSDNTRSSYRDDIDKLVKYLAEEGKRLSGVTLDDLQAFIADLHDLGIAPASQARIISGIKSFFRYLKLEGYIDENPALLLESPRLGRHLPEVLTVDEIDAMESCIDLGSPEGQRNLAIMETLYGCGLRVSELVNLDLSHLFLDEGYIVVRGKGSKERMVPISDVAMHHIRLYLEQRADMDIKPGEENIVFLNRRGRRLTRVMIFYIVKRLCELAGIRKEISPHTLRHSFATHLLEGGANLRAIQQMLGHESIATTEIYLHLDRSMLRDEILAHHPRNRK from the coding sequence ATGGCTGTCCGCTCGATAAATGACATAGAGGCTGTGCTTGCAGCCTATGACGCCTACATGATGCTTGAGCGCGGATTGAGCGACAACACACGCAGCTCCTACCGCGACGACATAGACAAGCTTGTGAAATATCTTGCCGAGGAGGGGAAGCGGTTGAGCGGCGTGACGCTTGACGACCTGCAGGCTTTTATTGCCGACCTGCACGACCTCGGTATCGCTCCGGCGTCGCAGGCACGCATTATCTCCGGGATAAAGTCATTTTTCCGTTATCTGAAGCTTGAAGGCTACATTGACGAAAATCCGGCTCTGCTGCTTGAGAGTCCGCGACTGGGGCGTCATCTGCCCGAGGTGCTGACCGTCGATGAGATCGACGCAATGGAGTCGTGTATCGACCTTGGTTCTCCCGAGGGGCAGCGCAATCTTGCCATTATGGAAACTCTCTACGGCTGCGGATTGCGCGTGAGCGAATTGGTCAATCTCGACCTGTCGCACCTGTTTCTCGACGAGGGTTACATCGTTGTGCGGGGAAAGGGCAGCAAGGAGCGCATGGTTCCCATATCGGATGTCGCCATGCACCATATACGCCTCTATCTTGAACAGCGCGCCGACATGGATATAAAGCCGGGCGAGGAGAACATCGTGTTTCTTAACCGACGGGGGCGCAGGCTCACGCGTGTAATGATATTCTATATCGTAAAGCGGCTGTGTGAGCTGGCCGGAATAAGGAAGGAGATAAGCCCCCACACACTGCGTCACTCATTTGCCACACACCTGCTTGAAGGCGGAGCCAATCTCAGGGCGATTCAGCAGATGCTCGGACATGAATCGATTGCTACGACCGAAATATACCTGCATCTCGACCGCTCGATGCTGCGTGACGAGATACTCGCCCATCATCCGCGCAACCGCAAGTGA
- a CDS encoding YfhO family protein — protein MTQTDNNTTPMRPDTSLSKGLSTFIKSKSFIGFVISVAVLAVLSLVYFYPDAMQGNELRQHDMQQGAAIGHEVQAYTEATGEASRWTNSIFSGMPNFQIAPSYPSNDLMSWIGDLYTLWLPSPANLIFAMMMGFFILLLAMKVKWYLALPGAIAYGFSSYFFIIIGAGHIWKFITLSYIPPTIAGIVLCYRGRYLAGGALAALFAMLQIAGNHIQMSYYFMFVVVGFVVAYAVILYRRHNMSQWVKATGALAIAAVLAVAANSPSLYNTYEYSKETMRGNHSELSGEGNASAVNAGGGLNKDYITAWSYGKSETFTLLIPNVKGGATIKPEKGGNKLLSLYDVDATQDLVRSGQLPGEMASALQQMPQYFGDQPMTNGPVYVGALLMALFLLGCIIVKGPIKWMLVIVTIISIALSWGHNMMWLTDLMIDHFPMYNKFRTVASILVIAEFTIPLLAVLALQQVIANRDKWREYRIPLLVSFGLCLLVCAIGIIAPGTFGSYLSAQEHDYYVASGMAMQYPQLFAAIEKVRMSMVSSDALRSFIVIGIGASLLLLFFKDKISAKVLCIVLTVVIVGDLYMVDKRYINSDSFLPRQLAQGDPFPLTQADRQILADTTMNYRVMNIPQFGEAAPSYHHKMIGGYHAAKLTRYQDMIDRHLIKFQGGDVSEADMNVLNMLNARYLVMSDDEVYVNPDALGNAWFVDRVMYVDGADAEMAALDTINPAVTAVSDAKFRDILGANVPVKQPGDTIFETTYAPNRLTYHAQSGKGGVAVFSEVYFPWGWKAWIDGEPADIARVDYLLRAMRIPAGTHEIKMEFDPESLHVTSSLAYVSIIIIYIAVVAAVLLGIMGLSRRKEDDES, from the coding sequence ATGACCCAAACGGACAACAACACAACCCCCATGCGCCCTGACACTTCGTTGTCAAAGGGATTAAGCACATTCATCAAGAGCAAGTCGTTTATAGGTTTCGTCATTTCGGTTGCCGTACTCGCAGTGCTTTCGTTGGTTTATTTTTATCCCGATGCAATGCAAGGCAACGAACTGCGTCAGCATGACATGCAGCAGGGTGCTGCAATAGGACACGAGGTGCAGGCCTATACCGAGGCTACCGGTGAGGCTTCGCGATGGACCAACTCCATATTTTCGGGTATGCCCAACTTCCAGATTGCGCCGTCGTATCCGTCCAACGATCTGATGTCATGGATTGGCGACCTCTACACACTATGGCTGCCTTCGCCGGCCAATCTTATATTCGCCATGATGATGGGATTTTTCATCCTGCTTCTGGCCATGAAGGTTAAGTGGTATCTTGCCTTGCCTGGTGCCATAGCCTATGGATTCTCGTCCTACTTCTTCATCATAATCGGTGCGGGTCATATATGGAAATTCATAACGCTCTCCTACATACCTCCCACAATCGCGGGTATAGTGCTGTGTTACAGGGGGCGTTATCTCGCGGGCGGCGCGTTGGCGGCGTTGTTTGCAATGCTCCAGATTGCCGGCAACCACATCCAGATGTCCTATTACTTCATGTTTGTTGTCGTGGGATTTGTGGTGGCCTACGCCGTTATATTGTATCGCCGTCACAATATGTCGCAATGGGTCAAGGCTACCGGCGCTCTTGCAATCGCGGCTGTGCTTGCCGTTGCTGCCAACAGTCCGAGCCTCTATAACACCTATGAATACTCGAAGGAAACCATGCGCGGCAACCACAGCGAGTTGTCGGGCGAAGGTAATGCTTCGGCTGTGAATGCCGGAGGCGGACTTAACAAGGACTACATAACGGCGTGGAGCTACGGAAAGAGCGAAACGTTCACTCTGCTCATACCCAATGTCAAGGGCGGTGCCACGATAAAGCCCGAAAAGGGAGGCAACAAACTGCTGTCGCTTTACGATGTGGATGCCACTCAGGACCTGGTAAGGTCGGGACAGCTTCCCGGCGAGATGGCTTCGGCGCTTCAGCAGATGCCGCAATATTTCGGTGACCAGCCCATGACCAACGGCCCTGTCTACGTGGGTGCGCTGCTGATGGCCTTATTCCTGCTCGGATGCATAATCGTGAAAGGCCCCATAAAATGGATGCTGGTGATTGTCACGATTATATCAATCGCCTTGTCGTGGGGACACAACATGATGTGGCTTACCGACCTGATGATCGACCACTTCCCGATGTATAACAAATTCCGCACGGTGGCAAGTATTCTTGTCATCGCCGAATTTACCATACCGCTGCTTGCCGTGCTGGCTCTACAGCAGGTAATAGCCAACCGTGACAAGTGGCGCGAATACAGGATACCGTTGCTTGTGTCGTTCGGATTGTGCCTGCTTGTGTGTGCGATAGGCATAATCGCTCCGGGCACATTCGGCTCCTACCTGAGCGCACAGGAGCATGACTACTATGTGGCGTCGGGCATGGCGATGCAGTATCCTCAGCTTTTTGCCGCGATAGAGAAGGTGAGAATGTCGATGGTGTCGTCAGATGCGTTACGCTCGTTTATCGTCATCGGCATAGGTGCATCGTTGCTGCTGTTGTTCTTCAAGGATAAAATCAGTGCGAAGGTGCTGTGCATTGTGCTCACCGTAGTGATTGTGGGCGACCTCTACATGGTCGACAAGCGTTACATCAACAGCGACAGCTTCCTGCCCCGTCAGCTTGCACAGGGCGATCCGTTCCCCCTCACACAGGCCGACCGACAGATTCTTGCTGACACGACAATGAACTACCGCGTGATGAACATTCCGCAATTCGGCGAGGCCGCTCCTTCCTACCACCATAAGATGATAGGCGGTTATCATGCCGCCAAGCTTACGCGCTATCAGGACATGATCGACCGTCACCTGATAAAGTTCCAGGGCGGTGATGTGAGCGAGGCCGACATGAATGTCCTCAATATGCTCAACGCGCGTTACCTTGTGATGAGTGACGATGAGGTATATGTCAATCCCGACGCTCTCGGTAACGCATGGTTTGTCGACAGGGTTATGTATGTCGACGGTGCCGATGCCGAGATGGCCGCTCTCGACACCATAAATCCCGCCGTTACGGCAGTATCTGACGCAAAGTTCCGTGACATACTTGGCGCTAATGTCCCCGTAAAGCAACCGGGCGACACCATATTTGAAACCACCTATGCTCCCAATCGCCTCACCTATCATGCACAGTCGGGCAAGGGCGGTGTAGCAGTGTTCTCGGAGGTCTACTTCCCGTGGGGATGGAAAGCGTGGATCGACGGAGAGCCTGCCGACATAGCTCGTGTCGACTATCTGTTGCGAGCCATGAGAATACCGGCGGGAACCCATGAAATCAAGATGGAGTTTGACCCCGAGTCGCTTCATGTGACATCGTCGCTCGCCTACGTGTCAATAATCATAATCTATATAGCTGTGGTGGCGGCAGTCCTGCTCGGTATAATGGGATTGTCGCGTCGTAAGGAGGACGATGAATCTTAA